DNA sequence from the Cellulophaga sp. HaHaR_3_176 genome:
TAAAAAAGAGTTTTCTGATGGCTTTAAACACACCACTAATAACAGAATGGAGCTTTTAGCTGTAATTGAAGCTTTAAAAAAGCTGAAAAAAGAAGGCGTTACCGTTACTGTTTTCACTGACTCTAAATACGTTGTAGATACCATTGAAAAAAAATGGTATATAAAATGGGAAAAAACAAATTTTAAGGATAAGAAAAATCCTGATTTATGGAAGTTATTTTTAATTGAATATAGAAAACACAAGGTTGCTCTTAAATGGATAAAAGGGCACAACAACCACCCTCAAAACGAGCGCTGCGATGAATTAGCTGTTGCAGCATCAAAAGAAAAAGTTTTAAAAATAGATACTGGTTTTGTACCGAAGTAAATTCTTGTTCATTCTTTTTTTAATACTTGCTTATGTACCTTAAAAACTTACCCTTATATTTGCATAAAATTACACACCATAATGGGTAAATTATTAATAGTAGGTACCGTTGCTTTCGATGAAATAGAAACTCCTTTTGGAAAAACGGATAAAATTTTAGGAGGGGCAGCAACATTTATTGGTTTAGCTGCATCACAATTCAAAGTTGAATCAGCAATTGTTTCTGTTGTTGGAGATGATATGCCTAAAAAGTATTTAGACTTATTATCTGATAAAAAAATTGACCTTTCAGGATTAGAAATTGTTAAAGGTGGAAAGACTTTTTATTGGAAAGGAAAATACCATAACGATTTAAATTCTAGAGATACACTTGCTACTGAATTAAATACATTAGCAGATTTTAATCCTATCGTGCCCGAGCATTTTAAAAATGCAGATATTGTTATGTTAGGTAATTTGCACCCAAGCGTTCAGCTTAGTGTAATTAATCAAATGACAGAGCGACCAAAGTTAATAGTGTTAGATACTATGAATTTTTGGATGGACAATAGTTTACCTGAATTATTAGAAGTAATTAAGCATATTGATGTTATTACTATTAATGACGAAGAAGCTCGACAATTAACCGGAGAATATTCTTTAGTAAAAGCAGCTGCTAAGATTGAAGAAATGGGACCTAAATACGTAGTAATCAAAAAAGGAGAGCACGGCGCTTTATTATTTCATAAGAAGAAAATATTTTTCGCACCTGCATTACCTTTAGAGGAAGTTTTTGACCCAACTGGAGCTGGTGATACATTTGCAGGTGGTTTTTCAGGCTATCTTGCCGAAACTGAAAACATATCATTCGACAATTTAAAGAATGCTATTATCTACGGATCTAACTTAGCATCATTTTCTGTAGAAAAGTTTGGTACAGAACGAATGGAGAAACTGAGTAAAGAAGAAGTGGATAAAAGATTACATCAATTTAAAGAATTAAGTCAGTTCGACATAAAATTAAAATAACCTACGCCTTGCATTTTTTTGCAGGGCTTTTTTAATATATCTCAAGAGAAGAAAAAATGAGTGACGCCATTAAGCACGAATGCGGAATATCTTTAATACGTTTATTAAAACCGTTAGAGTATTACGAAAAAAAATACGGTACAGCATTTTACGGAGTAAATAAAATGTATCTAATGATGGAAAAACAGCATAACCGCGGACAAGATGGTGCTGGGTTTGCAAGTATCAAATTAGATATGGATGCTGGTGAAAGGTATATGAGCAGAGTTCGATCTATAGCTCAACAACCTATACAAGATATTTTTGCCCAAATTAATGATCGTATAAGTACATCGCTTAAAGAAAACCCTGAATACGAGAACAATGTTGCGTTACAGAAAAAACATATTCCATATATAGGTGAACTTTTATTAGGACATGTTCGTTATGGTACTTTTGGAAAAAATAGCATTGAAAGTGTTCATCCTTTTTTAAGACAAAATAATTGGATGCACCGTAACCTTATTGTTGCTGGTAACTTCAACATGACAAATGTTGATGAGTTATTTGATAATTTAATACAAATTGGACAGCATCCTAAAGAGATGGCGGATACTGTTACCGTTATGGAAAAAATAGGGCATTTTTTAGATGATGCTGTTTCTAAATTATATAAGCAAATAAAGAAAGAAGGTTTCAACAAACAAGAGGCTTCTCCATTAATTGCAGAAAGATTAAATGTTGCTAAAATTTTAAGAAGAGCTGCAAAAAACTGGGATGGTGGTTATGCTATGGCTGGCTTACTAGGCCATGGTGATGCATTTGTGTTACGTGACCCAGCAGGCATTAGACCAACTTATTATTATCAAGATGATGAAATTGTAGCCATTGCTTCTGAAAGGCCCGCAATACAAACTGTTTTTAATGTAAAATTTGATGAAGTTAAAGAACTAGACCCTGGTCATGCTATTTTAATTAAAAAAGATGGAACAACTTCTATAAAACAAATATTAGAACCAACTGTACGTAAGGCTTGTTCTTTTGAACGCATCTACTTTTCAAGAGGTAGTGATAAAGAAATATACCAAGAGCGTAAAGAATTAGGAAGACTTATTTTTCCGAAAATTCTAAAATCAATTGATGAAGATATAAAAAACACTGTTTTCTCTTATATACCAAACACTGCTGAAACTTCGTTTTTTGGCATGGTTAAAGAGGCTCAGAACTATATGAATAAAAAGAAAGAAGAGCAAATTCTTTCTATAGGTTCAAAAATTACAAAAGAAGAACTTCACGAAATTTTAGATGTTAGACCTAGAATAGAAAAAGTTGCAATTAAAGATGCTAAGCTTAGAACATTTATCACTCAAGATAGCGGTAGAGACGATTTAGTAGCTCATGTTTACGACATATCTTACGGATCAGTTAAACCAGGAGATAACTTAGTTATTATAGATGATAGTATTGTAAGAGGTACTACGCTTAAAAAGAGTATCCTTAAGATATTAGATCGATTATCACCTAAAAAGATTGTCGTTGTATCTTCTGCACCACAAATTCGATATCCAGATTGTTATGGTATTGATATGGCTAAATTAGAAGACTTTATTGCTTTTAAAGCAGCTTTAGACCTTCATAAAGACAAAAACACAATGCATCTTGTTGATGATATTTACAAAAAGTGTTTATCACAAGTAGATTCACATGACAAAGATGTTATAAATTATGTAAAAGATTTTTACACACCTTTTAGCGCTGACGAAATTTCTGACAAAATTGGAGAGCTATTAAGCTCTTCTGAAATTAATGCTGAAGTTCAAATTATTTATCAAACAATTTCTAATCTTCACATTGCATGTCCTAAAAACCTTGGTGACTGGTACTTTACAGGAGATTATCCAACACCAGGAGGTAATAGAGTTGTGAATAGAGCATTTATAAATTTCTATGAAGGTAAAAACGAAAGAGCTTACTAATTTGTAGCGAAAAAAGACTGAATAAGTGTATTTTGTCGATTATTCTTACATTTTATCGGGTATTTAGTCATTTCAACTAAAGCAAGAGTAGATTTAGGCTTGCCATAGCATAAGTAGGTTAAGTTCATGGTAAGATTTGGGGAAAAAGGTGGAGTTTTACTCCGCCTTTTTATTTATATAATATTTTTCTTACAAAATATCCTAATCCTTTTTTAGTATTCAAATTCAACAACAAGTTTTTAACTTTCGTTCTGAAAAATAGTTTTACATTTTAAAATTGTTGATCTACAGCAATAAACATTTCAATTATTTAAACCATAATTAAGTCTAGAAAAAGAGAAAAGAGTATTTCAACTTATTAACTCGGTTTTGGTCTAAAAAATATACCAATATCTATCTTAAGTATTACTTTTGGATGACCATAGCATAAGTAGGTTAAGTTCATGGTAAGATTTGGGGGAAAAAGGCGGAGTTGTACTCCGCCTTTTTCATTTCTGATAATCAATATGTTAACACTAAAAAAAAGTGTTTCTTACACAAGCCTATTAATAAATAATGCATTTTGTCGATAAAAAGTGTAACTTTCTTTTGATATTTCTCACAATACCAGTAACTTAGCAGAGCCATAGCATAAGTAGGTTAAGTTTATGGTAAGATTTGGGATGAAAAGGATGGAGACTTCTCCATCCTTTTCTATTTTATAGAAACAAAAAGCCCGTTAGAAGTAATCTTCTAACGGGCTTTTTTATTGAAAAGAATGTAACGTAATATTACCTCTTATTTATTATCAGCATATAATGCAGAAACCTTTTCCCAGTTAATTACATTAAAAAATGCATTAATGTAATCTGGTCTTCTGTTTTGGTAGTTTAAATAGTAAGCATGTTCCCAAACATCTAAACCTAAAATAGGAAAACCACCACAACCTGTACCAGGCATTAATGGGTTATCTTGGTTTGGAGTAGAACAAACCTCTACCTTACCACCTTTATGTACACAAAGCCAAGCCCAACCAGAACCAAATCTTGTTCCTGCTGCTTTAGAAAATGCATCTTTAAAAGCTTCGAAAGATCCGAAAGCTGCATCAATTGCTGAAGCTAACTCACCTGAAGGAGTTCCTCCTCCGTTTGGAGACATTACTTCCCAAAATAATGAGTGATTGTAGAAACCACCACCGTTATTTCGAACAGCATTATTACTCATATCTAAATTTTCTAAAATAGCGTCGATAGATTTATTTTCTAAATCTGTACCCGCAATAGCATTATTTAAATTTGTTGTATAACCGTTATGGTGTTTTGTATGGTGAATTTCCATAGTGCGAGCATCTACATTAGGTTCTAGTGCATCGTATGCGTATGGTAATTTTGGTAATTCAAAGGCCATAATTATAAGTTTTTAATTAATAAATCGTTGTGTAACAAAGTTAAGACATTCATAAACTAATTACACTAATAATTTGTTAAGAACTGTAGAAGATTCCGTAATTTGCAGGTAAAAAGTAGGTGCAAAACTCTTCTTACAACATATACAATGCTTCTGCAGGCTCAGGAAAGACTTACACTTTAGCAAAATCTTACTTGAAAATTATTCTTGCAGGAGATTCAACTGCAAATTATCGTGAAATTCTAGCTATCACATTCACCAACAAGGCAGTGAATGAAATGAAAGAGCGTATTTTAGGTAGCTTATTTGAGTTTGGAAATGTAAAAGACATAAAGAATGCACCACCAATGTTTCTGTCTATTTCAGAAGAATTAAAAATAGAAGGTGCCACACTACAGAAAAGAGCAAAAATTACACTTAAAAAAATCCTTCATAATTATGCTTTTTTTGATGTTTCTACAATTGATAAATTCACACACAGGCTTATTCGAACTTTCGCAAAAGATTTAAAACTTCCGCAGAATTTTGAAGTTATTTTAGATACAGATCTTGTACTAAGTGAAGCCGTTGCAAGGTTGGTAAATAAAGCAGGTACTGATAAAGAATTAACAAAGGTATTAATCGAGTTTGCTTTAGAAAAGGCTGATGATGATAAAAGCTGGGATGTATCTTTAGATATATTTGACATGGGAAAAGAACTCTTGTTTAAAGAAAAGCATGAGCACCATTTAGAAAATTTAATTCACAAAGAATTATCTGACTTTAATGATTTAAAAAATCATTTAAAAAAGAAAATCAAAGTAGCTGAAGAAACTCTGAAAAATATGGCATCGGAAGCTTTAGAGTTGATAGCCTCAAATGGTTTAGAATTTAGTGACTTTAGATCTTCCTATTTTCCAAAATTTATGGCAGATGTAAAAGTCTTAAAAAGTACTGTAAATTTTAATGCCGCTTGGAAGCAAGATTTTGAAAACACATCGCTTTACACAAAAACTTGTCCTGAAGATAAAAAGGCATCTATTGATGGTTTACACTCCAGTCTAAACACATCTTTTCAAAGTATAAAAGAAACTTTTTTTAATTTATCTTTTTTAAAAAACGCTTATAAAAATATTGTCCCTTTTACTGTTTTAAATGCTTTAAAGAAAGAAGTTAAAAATATAGAATTAGAACGCGATGAAATTCCCTTATCAACATTTAACTCTATTATTTCAAAAGAAATTAAAAATCAACCTGTACCTTTTATATACGAACGTTTGGGTGAAAAATATCGTCATTACTTTATTGATGAATTTCAAGACACTTCTGAATTACAGTGGACAAACCTTATACCTTTAATAGGTAATGCTATAGAAAGTAAAGATGAAGTTGGTAATTCTGGCTCCTTACTTTTGGTAGGAGATGCTAAACAAGCTATTTATCGATGGAGAGGTGGTAAAGCTGAACAATTTTTAGACTTAGTAAATAAACAAAAGAATCCTTTTTTTATAGAACCTAACGTAGAAAACCTACCATCAAACTACCGAAGTTATGAGGAAGTAATAAAGTTTAATAATGATTTTTTTACAACCTTAAACGGGCAGTTAAATAATACTACCTACAGCAAATTATTTGAGGAAGGAAATCAACAATTATACAACCACAAAAAAGGTGGTTTTGTACAACTTACATTTATAGAGGAAGAAGATAAAAACGGAAATGAACTTTATTGTAATGAAGTTTTACAATCTATTCGATCTATCGAAGAAAATAAACATCCGTTAAGTGATATTTGTATTCTTGTTCGGAATAAAAAAGACGGCGTATTATTAGCTGATTTTTTAACTGAAAATGATATACCTATTATATCTTCAGAAACCCTACTACTTAAAAGCAATACAAAAGTTAACTTTTTAATCAATCTTATAAAATATAGCACAACACCTGAAGATTTAGATATTGCCTATCAAATTCTATATTTTTTAAATGGCGACAATGAGCAACATCTGCATTCTTACGTCAATAAACATTTAAGGTCTCTTGAAAAGCACCTTTTAAACGATTTTAACTTTAGTATTGCAAAATTAAAACAACAATCTGTTTTTGATGGTTTTGAGCAAGCAATAAAATCATTCGACCTTATTAAAGATTCTGATGCTTATGTTACCTATTTACTTGATGAGGTTATAGATGTAGAGCATAAACAAGGTGTCAGCACATCTTTATTTATTGAATATTGGGAAAAGAAAAGAGATAAACTAAGTATTAGTGCTCCATTATCAATGAATGCTGTACAAATAATGACGGTACATAAATCAAAAGGGTTAGAGTTTCCTGTTGTAATTTTCCCTTTTGCTGACTCCTATATATATAAGGATATAAAACCAAAAATGTGGTTACCTATTAATAAGGAAGAATACAATGATTATAGCGAGGTACTTATCAATAAAAATAAAGAGGTTATAAATTATAGCGAATATGCTGAAGCACTTTTTGAAGATGAACAACAAAAACTAGAACTAGATTCCTTTAATGTATTATACGTTGCACTCACTAGAGCCGTAAAAGCATTATATATTATTTCTAAAAAAGATATTGATGCAAAATCAAACCCTAAAACAGATTATTACTCTGGTTTATTTATAAAGTATTTAATTGACAAAGGAATGTGGCAGGCAGATAAACTAAATTATGAGTTTGGTGCCTTTTCGATAAATGATAAGATTAAAGCCCAAAGTAATACACAAGAAACTATTCCTTTTCAATACTCATATAAAGAAAGATCTAGTTTTAATATTGTAACAACCGCTGGCACACTTTGGGAAACGACTACTGAAGCTGCTATTAATAAAGGAAACACTATACACCAAATTTTAAGCTTAATAGAAACTAAAGATGATGTAGAGGGTTGTTTTAAAAAATTAATAAACAATGGCTCTTTAAATGAAGAAGAAGCTGCTACACTAAAAATTAAAATTTTATCTATAATTGAGCATCCGAAATTACAAGAGTTATATACTAAGGATATGATTATAAAAAACGAAACAGATATAATCACTAAAAATGGTATAATTTTGCGACCTGATAGAATTGTTTTTGATGGCAATAATGCAACCATTATAGATTACAAAACAGGACAAAGAAATATTGCATACAAAGATCAGATAGATTCTTATGCCAATGCACTAGAAGAAATGAACTACCATGTTAACGGTAAAATCATCATTTATATAAACGATGTAATAACCCCAGAATTTATTTAAAAATATGTACGGAAAAATAAAAGATTATTTAGCTGAAGAACTTGAGACAATTAAAGAGTCTGGTTTATTTAAAAAAGAAAGAATAATTACATCACCACAAGATGCTGTAATAAAAATTAGTACTGGTGAAGAAGTAATAAACTTTTGTGCCAACAATTATTTAGGACTATCATCTCATCCAGATGTTGTGCAAGCAGCTAAAGATGCTTTAGACACACACGGCTTTGGAATGTCATCAGTTCGTTTTATTTGTGGTACTCAAGATATTCATAAAACATTAGAACATACTATAGCTGATTTTTATCAAACAGAAGATACTATATTATATGCTGCTGCTTTTGATGCTAACGGTGGTGTATTTGAGCCCTTACTTTCTGCCGAAGATGCAATAATTTCAGATTCACTTAATCACGCATCTATTATAGACGGTGTTCGTTTATGTAAGTCAAAACGTTATCGTTATGCAAATAGTGATATGGCAGATTTAGAAAAGCAATTAAAGCAAGCCAATGAAGATGGTGCGCGTTTTAAAATTATTGTTACCGACGGTGTGTTTTCAATGGATGGTATTTTAGCTCCATTAGATAAGATTTGTGATTTAGCTGACAAATATGATGCACTTGTAATGATAGATGAATGTCACTCTGCAGGTTTTATAGGAGAAACAGGCAGGGGTACACTTGAAGAAAAAGGTGTAATGGGTAGAATTGATATTATTACAGGCACACTTGGTAAAGCTTTAGGCGGTGCAATGGGCGGCTATACAACTGGCAAAAAAGAAATTATTGAAATGCTAAGGCAACGATCTAGACCTTATTTGTTCTCAAATTCTTTAGCCCCTGCAATAGTTGGTGCTTCTATTAAGGTTTTTGACATGCTTAAAACCGATACAACTTTAAGAGATAAACTAGAGGAAAACACTAAATACTTTAAAAAAGGGATGAAAAATGCCGGTTTTGATATCGTAGAAGGAGATTCTGCTATAGTTCCAGTAATGCTTTACGATGCAAAACTATCACAACAAATGGCCGATTTACTTCTAGAAAAAGGCATTTATGTAATAGGCTTCTTTTATCCTGTTGTGCCAAAAGGTAAAGCCAGAATAAGGGTACAACTATCTGCTGCACACAGCAAAGAGCATTTAGACCACGCCATATCTTCATTTATAGAAGTTGGAAAATTACTTAAAGTCGTTTAAATGCGTTATTTTTCTTACGAAACGTGTTAAAAAAAAATATGAAATTGATTTTGTTAATAAATCATAACAACTTACATTTGCAGCTAATAAACCCTTAAACTTAAATATTATAAAATGAAACATCTTAGCAAATTATTGGTTGTTGTCTTACTTTTCGTAGGATTTAACAGCATTCAAGCGCAAGACGAGAATAACCCATGGCTAGTTGGTTTTGGTGTAAACGCAGTTGATGTTTACCCAACTAGTGATGTAAGTTCTTTTGGAAATGAATATTTCAACGCTACTGATCACTGGAACATTCTTCCTTCTATTTCTTATGTATCTGTTTCTAGATTCGTAGGTGATGGTTTCTCTGTTGGAGCTAGAGGTTCTTTAAATAGAATTGACAAGTTTGGTGATACGTCTGTTGATGATTTATCTTACTACGCTGTTGATGGTACTATTAAATACAATATTTTAAAAAATACTGTTGTTGATCCTTTCGTAGAAATCGGTGGTGGTTATACTTGGGTTGATGAGCAAGGTTTTGGTACTGCTAACGGTGGTGTTGGTGTAAACTTCTGGTTTACTGAAAACATCGGTTTATCATTACAAACTACTTACAAGCATGCTTTTGAAGATGATGCTGTTAAACATTTCCAACATTTAGCTGGTCTTAACATCAAATTTGGTGGTACTGATACAGATGGTGATGGTGTTTATGACAAAGATGATGCTTGTCCAGAAGTTGCTGGTTTAGAAGCTTTCAACGGATGTCCTGATGCTGATGGTGATGGTATCGAGGATAGCAAAGATGCTTGTCCTAACGAAGCTGGATCTAAAGAAATGAATGGTTGTCCTGATGCTGACGGTGACGGTGTTGCTGATAAAGATGATGCTTGTCCTTCTGAGGCTGGTACTGCTGCAATGAATGGATGTCCTGATGCTGATGGTGATGGTGTTGCTGATAAAGATGACGCTTGTCCTTCTGAAGCTGGTCCTGCTGCTAACAAAGGTTGTCCTTACACTGATAAAGATAACGATGGTGTTTTAGATAAAGATGATGCTTGTCCAGAAGTTGCTGGTACTGTTGCTAACAAAGGTTGTCCTGAAGTAACTGAAGAAGTTCAGAAGCAATTGAATGACTATGCAAGAACTATCTTATTTGATACTGGTAAATCTTCTATCAAAGCTGAATCTACTTCAGTTATGGTTGACATTATCACAATCTTAAAAGAATATCCTAATGCTAAATTTACAGTAGAAGGTCACACTGATAGCGTTGGTTCTGCTAAATTGAACCAAAGTTTATCTGAATCTCGTGCTCTTTCTGTAAAAGAATTTTTAGTAGAAAAAGGAATCGAAGAATTTAGATTATCTGCTGTAGGTTACGGTGAAGATAAGCCTATCGCTTCTAACAGTACAAGATCTGGTAGAACACAAAATAGAAGAGTTGAAATTAACTTGGTAAAGTAATTAGTACTTACTAAAGATTAAATTCAAAATTATATTTAAAAGCTCCGCAATTGCGGAGCTTTTTTTATTTTTATACTATGCAAAGTTTTATAGAAGGTGTTGTTCAGGAATTAGTATCGAAAGAAAAAGATATTTCTAATACCATATTTGTATTGCCTAGTAAAAGAGCTGGTACGTTTTTAAAAAATAGTATCGCTAACATAACAGGCAAAACAATATTTGCACCCGAAATTTATAGCATAGAAACCTTTGTCGAAAAAATATCTGAACTAACATACGCAACAAGTACAGAACAGATTTTTGCTTTATATAATTCATATATAAACACCACTAAAGAAAAAGAAAAAGATTCATTCTTAAGCTTTTCAAAATGGGGACAAACCATATTGCAAGATTTTAACGAAATAGATCGTTACTTAATTGATACTGATAAAATATTTGATCATCTATCTGCCGTTCAAGAAATGAACACCTATATGGAAGCAGAAAAAACACCTATGATTGATGATTATTTGAGGTTTTGGAGCAACCTTGATGGTTTATATAAAAATTTTAACGCCTCGCTTTTAGAACAAGAAATAGGAACACAAGGTTATATTTATAGAGCTGCAAATAACAAACTTCACAAATACCTTGAATCTAATACCGATAAAGAAATAATTTTTATTGGCTTTAATGCACTTAACAAAGCTGAAGAAAATATTATTCAAGAAATATTAAAATTACCAAGCTCAAGTATCTATTGGGATTTAGATTCTTACTTTTTAGAAGATACAATACACGATGCTAGTTATTTTATTCGTCAACATAAAAAAAATTGGCCATACTTTGCAAGTAATAAACTTAAAGGGATAAGCAGCCATTATCTTACCAAAAAAAATATTAAGATTATTGGTGTACCTAAAAATGTTTCGCAAGCTAATTATGTCGGTAACATTTTAAAAAAATTACACACTACACAACCCGAATTATTAAAACAAACAGCTGTTGTATTAGGTGATGAAAATCTTTTAAACCCAGTAATGAATGCCATACCTGAAGAAATTTCTCGTATAAACATTACGATGGGTTATCCTATAAACAAAACAACTTTAGCTGGTATGTATAGTTTATTTTTTGAACTATGGCTATCTAAAGACGTTAACGGTTGGTTTTATCAACATGTTTTAAATATTTTAAGTAACCCTTATATTCAGCAGCTATTAGATATAGATGACGAGAATATTGCTACAAAGATTAGCAATACAATAAAAGCTAAAAATTGGGCTTACGTTAAAAGCGAACAGATTTATGCTATTGCACCAAATCATACGAAAATTTTACAAGTATTATTTTCTAAGAAACAATTTTCGAATACTATATTTTTAAACGATTGTTTAGGATTAATAAATACCTTAAAAATTAAATTTCAAGAGCAAGAAAACAATTTAGAATTAGAGTATTTATATCGATTCCACACCTTATTTAATCAGATTACGATACTAATACAACAACATCCATTTATTGCTGACATAAAATCTTTACAAAGCCTTTACAAAGAATTATTATCATCAGAAACATTAGATTTTCAAGGAGAACCTTTACAAGGAACTCAGATTATGGGTATGTTAGAAAGTAGAAATCTAGATTTTGAAACTATTATTATTACATCTGTAAATGAAGGTATTCTTCCTTCTGGCAAGTCAAATAACTCTTTTATTCCTTTTGATGTAAAAGTCGCCTTCGGTTTACCTACCTATAAAGAAAAAGATGCAGTCTATACATATCACTTTTATAGATTACTACAGAGAGCAAAAAACGTATACATTCTCTATAATACAGAACCAAATGCTCTGGATGGAAATGAAAAAAGCAGGCTAATTAGCCAATTACTGACTGATGAAAATAGAATAAGTGATATTACAGAAATTACAGCTTCTGCATTGGTAAAATCATCAACAGACACTTTAAAAATCATTCATAAAGATGCCGAGCTATTAAACCAAATAAAGCAATTAGCTGAAAAAGGTTTTTCTCCAACATCGTTAACTAATTATGTTCGTAACCCACTAGATTTTTATAAAAGAAGTATCTTAAAAATTAACGATAGTAATGAAGTTGAAGAAAGTGTTGCTGCAAATACCTTCGGAACAATTGTACATGATAGCTTAGAAGATTTATACCAACCTTTTATTGGAAAAGTTTTAGATAAAGATTCATTACTAAATTTAAAAGATAAGATAGATGGTGTTGTAAAAAACAACTTTATAAAAACCTATGCCGATGGTAATATCGCTTTTGGAAAAAACCTTATTGCATACAATGTTATTGTAAGATATATTGAAAATTTCATTAAGCTAGAGATTAAATATATAGAAAAAAACCAAGTCAAAATTATAGCTTTAGAACAAAGTATGGACATTGAAGTAAATGTGCCTACTATAGATTCAAAAGTCCGAATTAGAGGAAAGTTAGATAGAATTGATGAAGTTAATGGCACACTGCGCATTGTTGATTATAAAACTGGAAAAGTAGAAGCCAGAGATGTAAAAATCAGTTCTTTTGAAGAAATGATTACAGAGTATAGCAAAAGTAAAGCCTTTCAATTACTTTGTTATGCACTGCTTTATAATGATGAAAAACCTATTCAAAATATTAATGCTGGTATTATTTCGTTTAAAAATTTAAACGCTGGCATATTAAATTTTAAACAAACTACTGAAGATATAAATCAAAACACGCTCTTAGAATATAAGAGCGTGTTGTATAAATTGATTCAAGAAATTTTTAATCCTGATATTCCTTTTACAGAAAAAGAAGTATAATTTTATTTTAGATCTGGCCTTGTTGGTCGCACTTCTATTTTACTTGGTAATGTTCTAGGGTTCATTTTTAAAACATCTAAAACAAGTTCTCCAATATCTTCTGGTTGAATTTTCCATGCATCTTTTTCTGATGGCTCATGATCATTAAAATTTGTTGCTACAGAACCTGGCATTATAGTAGATACTTTAATTCCATACTGTCTTAGGTCTAACATTGCTGCCTGTGTAAAACCAACTACACCAAACTTAGTCGCATTATACCCTGCTCCGTTAGCAAAAAAGTTTGTACCAGCTAAACTAGCTAGAGTTATATAGTAACCCTCTGTTTTTTTTAATTCTTCGACAGTTGCTTTTAATGTATGAAAAACACCATTTAAATTGGTATTAATCATTTGATGCCATTCATCTTCTGTCATTTTATCAATAGGTGCAAAATTACCTACTCCTGCATTTGCTAAAACAACATCTAACTGTCCCCACTTACTTATAA
Encoded proteins:
- a CDS encoding exodeoxyribonuclease V subunit beta; this encodes MQNSSYNIYNASAGSGKTYTLAKSYLKIILAGDSTANYREILAITFTNKAVNEMKERILGSLFEFGNVKDIKNAPPMFLSISEELKIEGATLQKRAKITLKKILHNYAFFDVSTIDKFTHRLIRTFAKDLKLPQNFEVILDTDLVLSEAVARLVNKAGTDKELTKVLIEFALEKADDDKSWDVSLDIFDMGKELLFKEKHEHHLENLIHKELSDFNDLKNHLKKKIKVAEETLKNMASEALELIASNGLEFSDFRSSYFPKFMADVKVLKSTVNFNAAWKQDFENTSLYTKTCPEDKKASIDGLHSSLNTSFQSIKETFFNLSFLKNAYKNIVPFTVLNALKKEVKNIELERDEIPLSTFNSIISKEIKNQPVPFIYERLGEKYRHYFIDEFQDTSELQWTNLIPLIGNAIESKDEVGNSGSLLLVGDAKQAIYRWRGGKAEQFLDLVNKQKNPFFIEPNVENLPSNYRSYEEVIKFNNDFFTTLNGQLNNTTYSKLFEEGNQQLYNHKKGGFVQLTFIEEEDKNGNELYCNEVLQSIRSIEENKHPLSDICILVRNKKDGVLLADFLTENDIPIISSETLLLKSNTKVNFLINLIKYSTTPEDLDIAYQILYFLNGDNEQHLHSYVNKHLRSLEKHLLNDFNFSIAKLKQQSVFDGFEQAIKSFDLIKDSDAYVTYLLDEVIDVEHKQGVSTSLFIEYWEKKRDKLSISAPLSMNAVQIMTVHKSKGLEFPVVIFPFADSYIYKDIKPKMWLPINKEEYNDYSEVLINKNKEVINYSEYAEALFEDEQQKLELDSFNVLYVALTRAVKALYIISKKDIDAKSNPKTDYYSGLFIKYLIDKGMWQADKLNYEFGAFSINDKIKAQSNTQETIPFQYSYKERSSFNIVTTAGTLWETTTEAAINKGNTIHQILSLIETKDDVEGCFKKLINNGSLNEEEAATLKIKILSIIEHPKLQELYTKDMIIKNETDIITKNGIILRPDRIVFDGNNATIIDYKTGQRNIAYKDQIDSYANALEEMNYHVNGKIIIYINDVITPEFI
- the kbl gene encoding glycine C-acetyltransferase, translated to MYGKIKDYLAEELETIKESGLFKKERIITSPQDAVIKISTGEEVINFCANNYLGLSSHPDVVQAAKDALDTHGFGMSSVRFICGTQDIHKTLEHTIADFYQTEDTILYAAAFDANGGVFEPLLSAEDAIISDSLNHASIIDGVRLCKSKRYRYANSDMADLEKQLKQANEDGARFKIIVTDGVFSMDGILAPLDKICDLADKYDALVMIDECHSAGFIGETGRGTLEEKGVMGRIDIITGTLGKALGGAMGGYTTGKKEIIEMLRQRSRPYLFSNSLAPAIVGASIKVFDMLKTDTTLRDKLEENTKYFKKGMKNAGFDIVEGDSAIVPVMLYDAKLSQQMADLLLEKGIYVIGFFYPVVPKGKARIRVQLSAAHSKEHLDHAISSFIEVGKLLKVV
- a CDS encoding OmpA family protein, whose protein sequence is MKHLSKLLVVVLLFVGFNSIQAQDENNPWLVGFGVNAVDVYPTSDVSSFGNEYFNATDHWNILPSISYVSVSRFVGDGFSVGARGSLNRIDKFGDTSVDDLSYYAVDGTIKYNILKNTVVDPFVEIGGGYTWVDEQGFGTANGGVGVNFWFTENIGLSLQTTYKHAFEDDAVKHFQHLAGLNIKFGGTDTDGDGVYDKDDACPEVAGLEAFNGCPDADGDGIEDSKDACPNEAGSKEMNGCPDADGDGVADKDDACPSEAGTAAMNGCPDADGDGVADKDDACPSEAGPAANKGCPYTDKDNDGVLDKDDACPEVAGTVANKGCPEVTEEVQKQLNDYARTILFDTGKSSIKAESTSVMVDIITILKEYPNAKFTVEGHTDSVGSAKLNQSLSESRALSVKEFLVEKGIEEFRLSAVGYGEDKPIASNSTRSGRTQNRRVEINLVK